The proteins below are encoded in one region of Berryella intestinalis:
- the ispE gene encoding 4-(cytidine 5'-diphospho)-2-C-methyl-D-erythritol kinase — protein MIKGDGAQDAVDMLAEARSAQMLSEAESPGWIELVAPAKVNLVLNVGDRLDSGYHRVSTILHALNLHDTVFMRRTAAPEGSGLSVAAEVKGRGGVSVPEIASADNLAAKAVALLARAIGRAEDERVEIRIDKRIPAQAGLGGGSSDAAAALVGACRLWGVDPSSREVRDAACEVGSDVAFFLQGGCAAFAGKGDEFVRSLCASKRPVVLVKPERGVSTVRAYQAFDADPVPADGAVEAAFDEVGSADDVPLFNNLALASEGLEPELSAVRRWLEGRCGAGRALLCGSGSCTFALCESFDEAVAVSVEARKHGWWSRATSLGSLKAAVVR, from the coding sequence GTGATTAAGGGAGACGGGGCGCAAGACGCCGTCGATATGCTGGCTGAGGCAAGATCGGCCCAGATGCTGTCCGAGGCGGAAAGCCCCGGTTGGATCGAACTGGTCGCCCCGGCGAAGGTGAACCTGGTGCTCAACGTCGGCGATCGGCTGGATTCGGGCTACCATCGGGTATCGACCATCCTTCATGCGCTCAACCTCCACGATACGGTGTTCATGCGCCGCACGGCGGCTCCCGAGGGCTCGGGGCTTTCCGTAGCAGCCGAGGTGAAGGGCCGCGGCGGCGTTTCGGTGCCCGAGATCGCCTCTGCCGACAACCTGGCCGCGAAAGCGGTCGCGCTGCTTGCGCGCGCGATCGGCCGGGCAGAAGATGAGCGCGTCGAGATACGCATCGACAAGAGGATTCCCGCTCAGGCGGGGCTGGGAGGCGGGTCGTCCGACGCGGCCGCGGCGCTTGTGGGCGCATGCCGGCTGTGGGGCGTCGACCCGTCGTCTCGCGAGGTGCGGGACGCGGCCTGCGAGGTGGGAAGCGACGTTGCGTTTTTCCTCCAGGGCGGTTGCGCCGCCTTTGCGGGGAAGGGAGACGAGTTCGTGCGCTCCCTGTGCGCATCGAAGCGGCCGGTAGTGCTGGTCAAACCCGAGCGGGGGGTGTCGACGGTGCGCGCTTACCAGGCGTTCGACGCGGATCCCGTACCGGCGGATGGCGCGGTGGAAGCGGCGTTTGACGAAGTTGGATCCGCAGACGACGTGCCGCTGTTCAACAACCTGGCCCTTGCGTCCGAAGGGTTGGAACCCGAGCTTTCCGCGGTCCGACGCTGGCTGGAGGGCCGATGCGGCGCAGGCCGCGCGCTTTTGTGCGGCAGCGGCTCGTGCACGTTCGCGCTGTGCGAGAGCTTCGACGAGGCGGTGGCGGTTTCGGTGGAAGCGCGCAAGCACGGTTGGTGGTCGCGCGCAACGTCTCTGGGGTCGCTGAAGGCGGCGGTCGTTCGCTAG
- a CDS encoding shikimate kinase, giving the protein MADKSNIVLIGMPGAGKSTLGIVLAKILNKDFVDADLLIQNQSDKTLQKIIDALGPEGFIEVENAVLSGISATNSVISTGGSAIYSDEAMKHLAEIGTIVYLQISYDSLKTRLGDLQERGVVLKNGVSMSLHDLYDERKPLYEKYAQITVNVDDLTITAAARKVASAVE; this is encoded by the coding sequence ATGGCCGACAAAAGCAATATCGTCCTCATCGGCATGCCGGGTGCCGGCAAATCGACGCTGGGTATCGTTCTTGCGAAGATCCTGAACAAGGATTTCGTCGATGCCGACCTTCTGATCCAGAACCAGTCCGACAAGACGCTGCAGAAGATCATCGACGCGCTGGGCCCCGAAGGGTTCATCGAGGTGGAAAACGCCGTTCTCAGCGGCATTTCCGCCACGAACTCCGTCATCTCCACGGGCGGCTCGGCCATCTACTCCGACGAGGCCATGAAGCATTTGGCGGAGATCGGCACCATCGTGTACCTCCAGATCTCCTACGATTCCCTCAAAACGCGCCTGGGCGATCTGCAGGAGCGCGGCGTCGTCCTGAAAAACGGCGTGAGCATGAGCCTTCACGACCTCTACGACGAGCGCAAGCCGCTGTACGAGAAGTACGCCCAGATAACCGTCAATGTCGACGACCTGACTATCACCGCCGCGGCTCGCAAGGTCGCCTCTGCGGTGGAATAG
- a CDS encoding helix-turn-helix transcriptional regulator, which yields MSAEIRKNGLNLKTTLKLAFGFACMIAYSRMLSQGFVGYLTQGGAAIADPFYVVRLVAEVATLLVLAIGGYLRKFSVTTGVFFVCTAVMTAATIVVAATDDLGSAGAPFFFAAGAANAVVMYVWMLLLSRFSVRQIMASTLVGLAIAGAIIEGSPLLGEETCLVVAVLCAFSAGSLALSLDPRLESSKADGMPPGVLPRIPWFSVLLIFANGILGAMLYTIANRRLSLVTDGANYAVFAVGAALTIGAVALIMLKRRDWVHIVWVPPFVLLSVAIVFSCFVSDASAQAFLGFLLAAVFCFRFLYWMVFPSMFSLLKVPRAFLAGLLLIAVNGSLANFVGANIGALLPMNIQVISNAGCVIAAVSALVLAGAMTLNREVNLRPYEMEDEDDAPLPAGASHPTVEAVPQEPALAQQEAQRAGGLDAVSQGEPEKGRDQAKADEPSAGAPAADAARPEAVEDTRKEDAQQTITDQLKQRVDRVSERYGLTARESEVALLTAQGFSCAYISGKLVVSNSTVRYHQQNAYRKLGVHSRNELIEFVNRVSGD from the coding sequence GTGAGTGCCGAGATCCGCAAGAACGGGCTCAACCTGAAGACGACGCTGAAACTGGCGTTCGGCTTCGCGTGCATGATCGCGTACAGCCGCATGCTGTCCCAGGGCTTCGTGGGCTACCTTACCCAGGGAGGGGCGGCGATCGCCGATCCTTTCTATGTCGTGCGCCTCGTCGCCGAAGTGGCGACGCTGCTGGTTCTGGCGATCGGCGGGTACTTGCGCAAATTCTCCGTCACCACCGGGGTGTTCTTCGTCTGCACGGCGGTTATGACCGCCGCCACCATCGTGGTGGCCGCAACCGACGACCTCGGCTCGGCCGGAGCGCCGTTCTTCTTCGCGGCGGGTGCGGCCAATGCGGTGGTCATGTACGTGTGGATGCTGCTGCTCAGCCGCTTTTCCGTGCGGCAGATCATGGCGTCGACCCTCGTCGGCCTGGCGATCGCGGGGGCCATCATCGAGGGATCTCCGCTGCTCGGTGAGGAAACCTGCCTGGTCGTAGCGGTGCTCTGCGCGTTTTCGGCCGGTTCGCTGGCGCTCAGCCTCGATCCGCGCCTCGAATCGTCGAAGGCCGACGGCATGCCCCCCGGCGTCCTTCCCCGCATCCCCTGGTTCAGCGTGCTGCTCATCTTTGCGAACGGCATCCTCGGCGCGATGCTGTACACCATCGCGAACCGCCGTCTGTCCCTGGTCACAGACGGTGCCAACTACGCCGTGTTCGCGGTGGGGGCGGCCCTCACCATCGGGGCGGTCGCCCTCATCATGCTGAAGCGCCGCGATTGGGTCCATATCGTCTGGGTTCCGCCGTTCGTGCTGCTCTCGGTGGCCATCGTGTTCTCGTGCTTCGTTTCGGATGCATCGGCCCAGGCGTTCCTCGGCTTCCTCTTGGCGGCTGTGTTCTGTTTCCGCTTCCTGTACTGGATGGTGTTCCCGTCCATGTTCTCCCTGCTGAAGGTTCCGCGCGCGTTTTTGGCCGGGTTGCTGCTGATCGCGGTCAACGGGTCGCTCGCCAACTTCGTCGGTGCGAACATCGGCGCGTTGTTGCCGATGAACATCCAGGTCATCAGCAATGCAGGCTGCGTGATCGCCGCGGTTTCGGCGCTGGTGCTGGCCGGTGCCATGACGCTTAACCGCGAGGTGAACCTTCGCCCTTACGAGATGGAAGACGAAGACGACGCCCCGCTTCCCGCCGGAGCTTCCCACCCGACCGTCGAGGCGGTGCCGCAGGAGCCGGCGTTGGCGCAGCAGGAAGCGCAGCGGGCCGGCGGGCTGGATGCGGTTTCTCAGGGAGAGCCCGAGAAGGGGCGGGATCAGGCGAAAGCCGACGAGCCTTCCGCCGGTGCGCCGGCTGCGGACGCGGCGCGGCCCGAAGCGGTCGAGGATACTCGGAAAGAAGACGCGCAGCAGACGATCACCGATCAGCTGAAGCAGCGCGTCGACCGCGTGTCGGAGCGCTACGGCCTGACGGCTCGGGAGTCCGAGGTCGCTCTGCTCACCGCGCAGGGGTTCTCGTGCGCCTACATCTCGGGGAAGCTGGTCGTGTCGAACTCGACCGTGCGCTACCACCAGCAAAACGCCTACCGCAAGCTCGGGGTCCATTCGCGCAACGAGCTGATCGAGTTCGTGAACCGCGTGAGCGGAGATTAG
- a CDS encoding precorrin-2 dehydrogenase/sirohydrochlorin ferrochelatase family protein, giving the protein MTYEGAKPPYPLFIHLDGERVVVVGAGAVAQRKIETLLEYGARVTAIAPEATERIRSFAEAGDIAFIERPYEEGDLEGALLAVVATSSQSVNEQVFEEASRLHILVNVVDVPPLCNCIVPSIMRRGQLQIAVSTVGAAPSVAREIRRSLESQFPAYWEDYIELLGQVRALVKQRVPGEASVRTPLFEAVGSAGIEHRLAAGEKITAQQVYDEVVAPLVEGGRL; this is encoded by the coding sequence ATGACATATGAAGGCGCAAAGCCTCCTTACCCGCTGTTCATCCATCTCGATGGAGAGCGGGTCGTCGTCGTGGGCGCCGGAGCGGTCGCGCAGCGCAAGATCGAGACGCTGCTCGAATACGGCGCGCGCGTGACGGCGATCGCCCCCGAGGCGACCGAGCGCATCAGGTCGTTCGCCGAGGCCGGCGACATCGCGTTCATCGAGCGTCCCTACGAGGAGGGAGACCTCGAGGGAGCCCTGCTGGCCGTTGTCGCAACGTCCAGCCAGAGCGTGAACGAGCAGGTGTTCGAGGAGGCGTCCAGGCTCCACATACTGGTGAACGTGGTGGACGTCCCCCCGCTGTGCAACTGCATCGTTCCGTCCATCATGAGGCGCGGGCAGCTGCAGATCGCCGTGTCGACGGTGGGCGCGGCTCCCAGCGTTGCGCGCGAGATCCGCAGATCGCTGGAATCCCAGTTCCCGGCGTATTGGGAGGATTACATCGAGCTGCTCGGACAGGTGCGCGCCTTGGTGAAGCAGCGCGTCCCCGGCGAGGCGTCGGTGCGCACGCCGCTGTTCGAGGCCGTGGGATCGGCGGGCATCGAGCACCGTCTTGCCGCAGGCGAGAAGATCACCGCTCAGCAGGTGTACGACGAAGTAGTCGCCCCGCTCGTCGAGGGAGGGCGGCTATGA
- the hemA gene encoding glutamyl-tRNA reductase: MSLVVAGASYKSAPIDAREKLAFSSGEIPEALAEITKLKGINEAVILSTCNRTEIYVDAKTDRMGLESLESFVKARLGVDELDRGAFYVERSMDAARHLFRVVCSLESMVLGEAQILGQTKRAFEAAVAAGACGDVLSRLFKSAISLGKRVRTETAIGSDSVSLSTTAFKAAFQQFPDLESRRIVVLGAGEMARLALGYLLDAGARDIVVATRTTDHARDLAEEMGIGYCAFSDRYDHLGKADAVFSMTSAPRCVVEADRLAAARREADREGEPLVIVDESVPRDVDPACGELSGVLLYDLERLSSIVDEGLSRRMAAVGEVERMVQEAGEEFFSWMQERSVTPTIKEMHEKGDITVQKELKRLCKALASARGEAVSADEIAMFEAFGSAIANKILHGPIIRLRKEAKTGESFYYTSSARYLFGLDAMPPGTACGHCKDPSCFRGEGCSMHERRRNGEPDERYRMVENIGKRTGE, from the coding sequence ATGAGTTTGGTGGTCGCGGGCGCGAGCTACAAAAGCGCCCCAATCGACGCGCGCGAGAAGCTAGCTTTTTCATCGGGCGAGATACCCGAAGCGTTGGCCGAGATCACGAAGCTGAAAGGTATCAACGAAGCGGTCATCCTCTCGACCTGCAACCGGACCGAGATCTACGTCGACGCCAAAACCGACCGCATGGGCTTGGAGTCGCTCGAATCGTTCGTGAAGGCCCGCCTCGGGGTAGACGAGCTCGATCGGGGCGCATTCTACGTCGAGCGCAGCATGGATGCGGCGAGGCACCTGTTCCGCGTGGTGTGCTCGCTGGAATCCATGGTGCTGGGCGAGGCGCAGATCCTCGGGCAGACCAAGCGCGCCTTCGAGGCCGCCGTCGCGGCCGGAGCGTGCGGGGATGTTCTGTCTCGCCTGTTCAAGAGCGCTATATCGCTGGGTAAGCGCGTTCGCACCGAAACGGCTATCGGCTCCGATTCGGTGTCGCTTTCCACCACCGCCTTCAAGGCGGCCTTCCAGCAGTTCCCCGATTTGGAGAGCCGCAGGATCGTGGTGCTGGGCGCAGGCGAGATGGCCCGCCTGGCGCTGGGATACCTGCTGGATGCGGGCGCGCGCGACATCGTCGTCGCGACGCGCACGACCGATCATGCTCGCGACCTGGCCGAAGAGATGGGCATCGGCTACTGCGCGTTTTCCGATCGCTACGATCATCTGGGGAAGGCGGACGCCGTATTCAGCATGACCTCGGCTCCGCGCTGCGTCGTCGAGGCCGATCGCCTGGCGGCGGCCCGCCGCGAGGCGGATCGCGAGGGCGAGCCTTTGGTCATCGTCGACGAGTCGGTGCCCCGCGACGTCGATCCCGCATGCGGCGAGCTTTCCGGCGTGCTTCTGTACGACCTCGAGCGCCTGTCTTCCATCGTAGACGAGGGCCTGTCCCGCCGCATGGCGGCCGTGGGCGAGGTCGAGCGCATGGTGCAGGAGGCCGGCGAGGAGTTCTTCTCCTGGATGCAGGAGCGCAGCGTGACGCCCACCATCAAGGAGATGCACGAGAAGGGCGACATCACCGTCCAAAAAGAGCTCAAGCGCCTGTGCAAGGCCCTTGCGAGCGCGCGCGGGGAGGCGGTGTCGGCCGACGAGATCGCCATGTTCGAGGCGTTCGGCTCCGCCATCGCCAACAAGATCCTCCACGGCCCCATCATCCGCCTGCGCAAGGAGGCGAAAACGGGTGAGTCGTTCTATTACACCAGTTCGGCGCGGTATCTGTTCGGCCTCGACGCCATGCCTCCCGGAACGGCGTGCGGCCACTGCAAGGATCCCTCGTGCTTTCGGGGGGAAGGGTGCTCGATGCACGAGCGCCGCCGCAACGGAGAGCCCGACGAGCGCTACCGCATGGTCGAGAATATCGGGAAGAGAACGGGGGAGTAA
- the hemC gene encoding hydroxymethylbilane synthase: MADFVIGTRGSGLALWQAHAVADALRAQDPAREVDVRVIKTTGDRILDVPLSKIGDKGLFTKEIEAQLLAGEIDMCVHSMKDVPSALPEGCVLAAMLPRADARDALVCGPRLDQVECLADVPEGARIGTGSLRRAAQLRARYPQLVPSEIRGNLDTRLAKAEGADYEGAVLAVSGIVRMGWEDRIRAYIPVEDMIPAVGQGAVGIEARIDDERTLAALAEISHAPTMACVNAERIILSRLEGGCQVPLGAYIRWEGPADEQTLVLDAFVASLDGSEMARVHLERVGAAGQGDPAEVAEMALEALCEQGACEIMGRVKASVGL, encoded by the coding sequence ATGGCTGATTTCGTGATCGGAACCCGCGGCAGCGGCCTGGCGCTGTGGCAGGCGCACGCGGTGGCCGACGCCCTGCGTGCCCAGGATCCTGCGCGCGAGGTCGATGTGCGCGTCATCAAGACGACGGGCGATCGCATCTTGGACGTCCCCTTGTCAAAGATCGGGGACAAGGGTCTGTTCACCAAGGAGATCGAAGCCCAGCTCCTAGCGGGCGAGATCGATATGTGCGTCCATTCCATGAAAGACGTCCCCAGCGCGCTTCCCGAGGGGTGCGTGCTGGCCGCGATGCTGCCGCGCGCCGACGCCCGCGACGCGCTGGTGTGCGGTCCGCGCTTGGATCAGGTCGAGTGTCTGGCCGACGTCCCCGAGGGCGCACGCATCGGGACCGGCTCGCTGCGCCGCGCCGCCCAGCTGCGTGCGCGGTACCCCCAGCTGGTTCCCAGCGAGATCCGCGGGAACCTCGACACCCGCCTGGCCAAGGCCGAAGGCGCCGACTACGAGGGCGCCGTCCTGGCGGTTTCGGGGATCGTGCGCATGGGCTGGGAAGACCGCATCCGCGCATACATTCCCGTCGAGGACATGATTCCCGCCGTCGGTCAGGGAGCCGTCGGCATCGAGGCGCGCATCGACGACGAGCGCACGCTGGCCGCGCTTGCCGAGATCTCGCATGCGCCCACGATGGCCTGCGTCAACGCCGAGCGCATCATCCTTTCCCGCCTCGAGGGCGGCTGCCAGGTCCCCCTGGGGGCCTACATCCGCTGGGAGGGCCCGGCCGACGAGCAGACCCTCGTGCTGGACGCCTTCGTCGCGTCGCTCGACGGCTCCGAGATGGCGCGGGTCCACCTCGAGCGCGTCGGCGCCGCGGGCCAGGGCGATCCCGCCGAAGTGGCGGAGATGGCGCTCGAAGCGCTCTGCGAGCAGGGCGCTTGCGAGATCATGGGCCGCGTGAAAGCGAGCGTGGGCCTGTGA
- the cobA gene encoding uroporphyrinogen-III C-methyltransferase — MGSVCVYLVGAGPGDPGLMSVRGLSLLERADVVVYDYLSSDKLLEHARPDAELVFVGKKGFEKHIGQDEINRILVEKARELERRAQDGGDANRAPRRAEGPSALRAPSVVRLKGGDPFVFGRGGEEALALAEAGIRFEVVPGMTSGIAAPAYAGVPVTHRGVSTSVTLVTGNEDPSKDASTVDWPSLAGLVKQGSTVCFYMGVRNLPLISEKLAACGAPSDIPVALVQWGTTTRQKTCVATLETAARKAREAGIEAPAIIVVGAVADLRERIAWFEDRPLFGRRLVVTRSREQAGSLSSLLREQGAEVFELPTISIVDPESFEPLDTALSQLGSYDWLIFTSVNGVERFFERLGGSKLRFRDARALATCRVAAIGPATAAKLRAHGIVADVVPGEYRAEAVHRALRDAGFSSGQRVLIPRALEAREVLPQLLRADGGEVDVVPAYRTVAADSERLREFASLVEAGDIDGVTFASSSAVRNLTAALGDRAAALLGRVGLFSIGPITSDTVEKAGLEVAAEAAEFTIPGLVDALCEYFTSDRASDEGQRAGASPEGV, encoded by the coding sequence ATGGGATCCGTCTGCGTGTACCTCGTCGGCGCAGGTCCGGGCGATCCGGGCCTCATGAGCGTGCGCGGGCTTTCTCTGCTCGAGCGCGCCGACGTGGTGGTGTACGACTACCTTTCCAGCGACAAGCTGCTCGAGCATGCCCGTCCCGACGCCGAGCTGGTGTTCGTCGGGAAGAAGGGCTTCGAGAAGCACATCGGCCAAGACGAGATCAACCGCATCCTCGTCGAGAAGGCGCGCGAACTGGAGCGCCGCGCACAGGATGGCGGCGACGCGAACCGGGCGCCCCGCAGGGCCGAGGGCCCTTCCGCTCTGAGGGCTCCGTCCGTCGTCCGGTTGAAGGGCGGCGATCCGTTCGTGTTCGGACGCGGCGGGGAAGAGGCGCTCGCCCTTGCCGAGGCGGGTATCCGCTTCGAGGTGGTTCCCGGCATGACCAGCGGAATCGCCGCCCCTGCTTACGCGGGCGTCCCCGTTACCCACCGCGGCGTGTCCACGTCGGTCACGCTGGTCACGGGAAACGAGGATCCGTCCAAAGACGCCTCGACCGTGGATTGGCCCTCGCTGGCGGGCCTGGTCAAGCAGGGCTCGACGGTGTGCTTCTACATGGGCGTGCGCAACCTTCCGCTGATCTCCGAGAAGCTCGCCGCGTGCGGAGCCCCGTCTGACATCCCGGTCGCACTGGTGCAGTGGGGAACCACCACGCGCCAGAAAACCTGCGTCGCGACGCTCGAGACCGCGGCCCGGAAGGCCCGCGAAGCGGGGATCGAGGCGCCGGCCATCATCGTCGTGGGAGCCGTCGCCGATCTGCGCGAGCGCATCGCCTGGTTCGAGGATCGGCCCCTGTTCGGCCGTCGCTTGGTGGTCACGCGTTCGCGCGAGCAGGCCGGCTCGCTCAGCTCGCTTCTGCGCGAGCAGGGCGCCGAGGTGTTCGAGCTGCCCACTATCAGCATCGTGGACCCCGAGAGCTTCGAGCCGCTCGATACGGCGCTCTCCCAGCTCGGTTCGTACGATTGGCTGATCTTCACCAGCGTGAACGGGGTCGAGCGGTTCTTCGAGCGGCTGGGAGGCTCGAAGCTTCGGTTCCGGGACGCCCGCGCTCTGGCGACGTGTCGCGTTGCCGCCATCGGGCCGGCCACGGCCGCGAAGCTGCGCGCGCACGGCATCGTCGCCGACGTGGTGCCCGGCGAGTACCGCGCCGAAGCGGTGCATCGGGCCCTGCGCGATGCGGGGTTCTCCTCGGGTCAGCGCGTGTTGATACCGCGGGCCCTCGAAGCGCGCGAAGTGCTTCCGCAGCTGCTTCGCGCAGACGGGGGCGAGGTGGACGTCGTTCCCGCGTACCGCACCGTGGCGGCGGATTCCGAGCGCCTGCGCGAGTTCGCCTCGCTGGTCGAGGCCGGGGACATCGACGGCGTGACGTTCGCATCGTCGTCGGCGGTGCGCAACCTGACGGCGGCTCTGGGCGATAGGGCGGCGGCTTTGCTGGGGCGGGTCGGGCTCTTCTCGATCGGGCCCATCACCAGCGACACCGTTGAGAAGGCGGGCCTCGAGGTGGCGGCCGAGGCGGCCGAGTTCACCATTCCGGGGCTGGTCGATGCGCTGTGCGAGTATTTCACGTCCGACCGTGCGTCGGATGAAGGACAGAGAGCGGGCGCAAGCCCGGAGGGGGTATAG
- the ahbC gene encoding 12,18-didecarboxysiroheme deacetylase gives MIGISKLYCGAVEPADVLRYQRMSAKLPSELLQFSKDKKPVVVWNCTRTCNLKCVHCYAGSDAQRYDELSTDEAKAMIDDLSSFGAPVLLFSGGEPCVRHDLTELMHYAKDRGMRVVISTNGTLITPELASEFAKVGLSYVGVSLDGGPETHDKFRGVPGSFAKSMEGLKNAQEAGIKVGLRMTINKLNWREIDDVFDIMEEHNINRACFYHLVYTGRGSELMEEDLSHEETRQAVRLIMDRTRAWFDRGGKPEILTVDNHADGPFVYLELLKEDPERAAEVLQLLQWNQGNSTGAGIASVSWDGEVYADQFWRHFSFGNVKDRPFSEIWTDVSRTTPESELMFRLKNKRPFVKGRCATCRWLDICNGNFRVRAEAATGDLWASDPACYLTDEEIAWPEGEGPKAACSCGAVAEGSIR, from the coding sequence ATGATCGGAATTTCCAAACTGTACTGCGGAGCGGTCGAGCCGGCCGATGTGTTGCGCTACCAGCGCATGTCGGCGAAGCTCCCCAGCGAGCTTCTGCAGTTCTCCAAGGACAAGAAGCCGGTGGTCGTGTGGAACTGCACGCGCACCTGCAACCTGAAATGCGTCCACTGCTATGCCGGATCCGACGCGCAGCGCTACGACGAGCTGTCCACCGACGAGGCCAAGGCCATGATCGACGACCTGTCTTCGTTCGGCGCGCCGGTGCTGCTGTTCTCCGGCGGCGAGCCCTGCGTGCGCCACGACCTCACCGAGCTCATGCACTACGCGAAGGACCGCGGCATGCGCGTGGTCATATCCACCAACGGTACGCTGATCACGCCCGAGCTGGCCAGCGAGTTCGCCAAGGTGGGGCTGTCGTATGTGGGCGTCTCGCTTGACGGCGGCCCCGAGACCCACGACAAGTTCCGCGGCGTTCCCGGCTCGTTCGCCAAGTCCATGGAGGGTCTGAAAAACGCGCAGGAGGCCGGCATCAAGGTGGGTCTGCGTATGACCATCAACAAGCTGAACTGGCGCGAGATCGACGACGTGTTCGACATCATGGAGGAGCACAACATCAACCGGGCCTGCTTCTACCATCTGGTGTACACGGGTCGCGGCTCCGAGCTGATGGAAGAGGACCTCAGCCATGAGGAGACGCGCCAGGCGGTGCGCCTGATCATGGACCGTACGCGCGCATGGTTCGACCGCGGCGGCAAGCCCGAGATCCTCACGGTCGACAACCATGCGGACGGCCCCTTCGTGTACCTGGAGCTTTTGAAGGAGGATCCGGAGCGGGCCGCCGAGGTGCTGCAGCTCCTGCAGTGGAACCAAGGCAACTCGACCGGTGCGGGAATTGCCAGCGTGAGCTGGGACGGCGAGGTGTACGCCGATCAGTTCTGGCGCCACTTCTCGTTCGGCAACGTGAAGGACCGTCCGTTCTCCGAGATCTGGACCGACGTGAGCCGCACCACGCCCGAAAGCGAGCTGATGTTCCGTCTGAAGAACAAGCGCCCGTTCGTGAAGGGCCGCTGCGCGACGTGCCGCTGGCTCGACATCTGCAACGGGAACTTCCGCGTGCGCGCCGAGGCCGCTACGGGCGATCTGTGGGCGTCGGACCCCGCTTGCTATCTTACCGACGAGGAGATCGCCTGGCCCGAAGGCGAAGGACCGAAGGCCGCTTGCAGCTGCGGGGCGGTCGCAGAAGGGAGCATACGGTAA
- the hemB gene encoding porphobilinogen synthase translates to MEYGRFPAYRARRMRADETVRQFIRETELSVRDFIYPLFVKPGEGRRDEISSMPGVYQLSLDMLKAEMDELLGLGVRSVLLFGLPSHKDECGSEAYDDHGIVQEAIRVIRAEAPEMHIITDVCMCEYTSHGHCGKLTATGEVDNDATLAWLAAEAVSHARAGAHMVAPSDMMDGRVAHIRRALDEAGFSQVPIMSYSTKYASGFYGPFRDAADSAPAFGDRRAYQMDPANAEEGVREAAYDIAEGADLVMVKPALSYLDVLRRVKSELRFPTVAYNVSGEYSMVKAAAANGWIDEKRVVIELLTSMKRAGADMIITYHAKEAARWLAEEN, encoded by the coding sequence ATGGAGTACGGCAGGTTTCCCGCGTATCGCGCGCGTCGCATGCGAGCCGACGAGACGGTTCGCCAGTTCATCCGCGAGACCGAGCTGTCCGTTCGCGATTTCATCTACCCGCTGTTCGTGAAACCCGGTGAGGGTCGCCGCGACGAGATCTCCTCGATGCCCGGAGTCTACCAGCTTTCCCTCGACATGCTGAAAGCCGAGATGGACGAGCTTCTGGGGCTGGGCGTGCGCTCGGTTCTGCTGTTCGGCCTGCCCTCGCATAAGGACGAATGCGGAAGCGAGGCCTACGACGATCACGGCATCGTGCAGGAGGCGATCCGCGTGATCCGCGCCGAGGCGCCCGAGATGCACATCATCACCGACGTGTGCATGTGCGAGTACACCAGCCACGGGCATTGCGGCAAGCTTACCGCCACCGGCGAGGTCGACAACGACGCGACGCTTGCGTGGCTGGCCGCCGAAGCCGTGAGCCATGCCCGCGCCGGCGCGCATATGGTGGCCCCGTCCGACATGATGGACGGCCGCGTGGCGCACATACGCCGCGCGCTCGACGAGGCCGGCTTTTCCCAGGTACCCATCATGTCGTACTCCACGAAGTACGCGAGCGGGTTCTACGGGCCGTTCCGCGATGCGGCCGATTCGGCTCCCGCGTTCGGAGACCGCCGCGCGTACCAGATGGATCCGGCGAACGCCGAGGAGGGCGTGCGCGAGGCGGCTTACGATATCGCCGAAGGAGCCGACCTGGTGATGGTCAAGCCCGCGCTGTCGTACCTGGATGTTTTGCGCCGCGTGAAGTCCGAGCTGCGCTTTCCGACGGTCGCCTACAACGTGTCCGGGGAGTATTCGATGGTGAAGGCCGCCGCCGCGAACGGCTGGATCGACGAGAAGCGTGTCGTGATTGAGCTTCTGACCTCGATGAAGCGCGCGGGAGCCGACATGATCATCACGTATCACGCCAAAGAGGCGGCACGCTGGTTGGCGGAGGAGAACTAA